The Phacochoerus africanus isolate WHEZ1 chromosome X, ROS_Pafr_v1, whole genome shotgun sequence genome has a segment encoding these proteins:
- the LOC125118094 gene encoding histone H2B type F-M-like → MAEPSVISEAGLAIEEAQTMTEAETTEAEMTEAETTEAEMTEAETTEAEATEDETTGAHMTEAETTKAETNEPEAMEDETTEAQTNKAETTEAPMTEAETTEAEATEAETTEDEMTEAQMTEAETNEPETRPPKLRRRTRSRRHPSSDAARRRRRADGFASFATYFPRVLNRVHTGLSLSQEAVNVLDSFVKDMFERIAEEAARLAHSNKRSTITSREIQTSVRLLLPGELGRHAVSMATKAVIRYTTCK, encoded by the exons ATGGCTGAGCCTTCTGTGATTTCTGAGGCAGGCCTGGCAATTGAGGAAGCTCAGACGATGACAGAAGCTGAGACCACCGAAGCCGAGATGACCGAAGCCGAGACCACCGAAGCCGAGATGACCGAAGCCGAGACCACAGAAGCCGAGGCGACTGAAGACGAGACGACAGGAGCCCACATGACCGAAGCTGAGACGACCAAAGCTGAGACTAACGAACCCGAGGCGATGGAAGACGAGACCACCGAAGCCCAGACCAACAAAGCTGAGACAACTGAAGCCCCGATGACTGAAGCCGAGACCACCGAAGCTGAGGCGACAGAAGCCGAGACCACCGAAGATGAGATGACAGAAGCCCAGATGACCGAAGCTGAGACTAACGAACCCGAG ACGAGACCACCAAAGCTGAGGCGAAGAACCCGAAGCAGAAGACACCCAAGCAGCGACgctgcccgccgccgccgccgcgctgaTGGCTTCGCCAGCTTCGCCACCTATTTCCCCAGGGTGCTGAATCGGGTCCACACGGGCCTGAGCCTGTCGCAGGAGGCCGTGAATGTCCTTGATTCGTTCGTTAAGGACATGTTCGAGCGCATCGCCGAGGAAGCCGCCCGCCTGGCCCACTCCAACAAGCGCTCCACCATCACGTCCAGGGAGATCCAGACCTCGGTGCGCCTGCTGCTGCCCGGGGAGCTCGGCAGGCACGCCGTGTCCATGGCCACCAAGGCCGTCATCAGATACACCACCTGCAAATGA